A segment of the Actinomycetes bacterium genome:
CTGGCGCCCTTGCGGGTGAAGGCGATCTGGTGGTTCGTTGGTGCCGCCGAGGTGGCGGTGGGCCTGCAGGTGGTCCTGGGCGTGTGGCTGCTGGCCGGCGAGGACATCCCGGCACCCGAGTTCCACGTCTTCTACGGGTTCCTCATGATCGTGGCGATTGCGATCCTCTACAGCTACCGGTTCTCGATCCGTGCCTGGCAGTACCTGCTGTACGGCTTCGGCAGCCTGTTCATGATGGGGCTCGGTATCCGCGCCATGATCCTCGGCTGACCTGCCCGTTGGCCACCCGACGGCCCCTCAGGGCAGGCCGAGTTCGGCGCAGACGGCTGCGGCCATCACACGTACGCCGATTCCGATCGCCGACTCGTCGACGTCGAAGTCACCGCGGTGCAGGTCCATGCGCTCGGAATTGCCACCCGGATGCGTGCCAAGCCGCGCATAGGTGCCCCCGGTGGCCTCGAGGTACCACGCGTAGCTGTCACCGCCGGCGCTGCGGGGCGTCTCAAGGACAGCATCCGCGCCAAGGCAACGGCGAACCGCAGACTCGAACAGCGCCGTTTCGCGGTCGTGGTTGACAACGGGCGGTACTCCACGGCGGTGGTCGACGGACCACTCGGCACCCGTGGGTTCCACGAGGGCGGCGACCGAGTCGGCCAGCAGGGACTGCGCCGAGGCCCAGACGTCACGGTCGGGTGTGCGCAGCGAGCCGGCCAGGTGCGCGCCGGCCGGAATCACATTGGCAGCGTCGCCCGAGTGGATGGCGCCGAACACCAACAGCACGTCGCCGGCGGCACGCTCGTGTACCAGCAGCGGCAGCTCCACGGCGACCCGGGATGCCAGCGAAACCATGTCGATGGTGAGTTCGGGCCTCGCGGTGTGGCCGCCCGGTCCCGTGAGGGTGATGTCGATCTGGTCGGCAGCGGACGTGATGGCCCCGCGGCGGGTGCCGACGGTGCCCACGTCGAGCTTCGGGTCACAGTGAAGTCCGTAGACCGAGCGCACACCTTCGAGCCATCCGCTGCCGACCACTTCCACGGCTCCGCCGGGGACCTGTTCCTCTGACGGCTCGAACACGAGGCGCAAGCTCTGGCCGGAGGCGTGTAGGGCCGGTGTGAGCGCGAGGCCCGCGCCCAGGACCATCGCCGTGTGCACGTCGTGACCACAGGAGTGGGCCACTCCGTCGTTGCGTGAACGGTACGCCACGTCCTTCTCGTCGGGCATCGCCAGGCCGTCTATGTCGGCACGCAGCACCACCGCGGGACCGCAGGTCGGGTCGCCCACATCGCATACGACACCCGTGCCGCTGTCGAGCACCGTGGGTTCCAGCCCGGCGGCTGACAGCCTGTCGACGATCACTTCGGTGGTCTCGTACTCGGCCCCGCTGGGTTCGGGGTGGGCGTGGAGCAGCCGGCGGAACGCGACGAGGTCATCGTGGTGTTCGAGGACCCAGTCGTCTATGGCCTTCTCGGTCGCGGAACTCACAGGAAGCCGCCGGGTCCACGGAACTCGTCCACCAGCTGTGCAACCACATCGCGCGTCGATCCGCCCGATGCCACGACCGCCCGCTGCCGGTCGGCCGACGTGCCGCTGGCGGTGACGTCGAGCGCGCTGGCCAGTTCGGGTCCGCAGCCGAGCTCGTCTGCTAGCGGTGCCAGTTCGCCGATGACCTCCTCGATCAAGGCGACCGCAGGGCGTCGTTCGCCGTCGTCGCCGACCAGGAGTTGGGCCCCGAGCCCGTGACGGCACGCCAGCCACTTGTTCTCGGCGCTGACCCAGTCCCGCGGCGCACGCAGCGGCTCTCCTGTGGCCAGGCGTCGTTCCATCTGTACCACGAGACACTGGGCGATGGCGGCGACCGCCAGGGTCTCGCGCAACGTGGGGACTGCATCGCACATGCGCAGCTCCACCGTGCCGAACTCCGGGTGTGGCCGGATGTCCCACCAGACCTCTCGAATCGATGTGATCACCCCGGCGCGCAGGAGGCCGTGCATGAACGCCTCGAAGTCGGCCCACGACTCGAGGTGTGGAGGAAGCCCGGAGTTGGGCAACGCTTCGAAGACCTTGGTGCGCGTGCTGGCCAGCGATGTGTCCGCGCCCTCCCAGTAAGGGCTGGAGGCCGACAGTGCCAGCAGCAGCGGAAGCTGTTCGCACAGTGCCTGGCTGATGGCCACCGCCGCTTCGCCCGATGACACGCCGACGTGGACGTGGATGCCCGCTATGGCGAGGCGCTGAACCGGCCAGCCAAGCCGCCCGAGGAACGCCTCGTAGCGGTCGCCGGGCGAGACGACCTGGTCCTGCCAGCGGGCGAACGGATGCGTGCCGCTCGACATGAGGTCGAGTCCGTGCGTGGATGCGATGGCGCCGAGTTCCGAGATGGTGCCGTGAAGGTCATCGCCTGCGTCGGCGACGGTTCCACAGATGCCGGTGATCACCTCGACAGTGGACCGGAACAGCTCGTGCTTGGCCTTCGGGTGCCCTTCCGGGCGGCCCTTGCCGATGGCCTCCAGGAGTCCGTCGGCGCCCTGCACGAGGTCGCGCGTGTCCGGGTCGACCAACCACATCTCCACCTCGACGCCGACGGTGGGCGCGGGGGAGGAGTTGAAGACGATCGGCTGGTCGGCGGACGCGGCTTGTCGCATCACCAACCAAAGCTAACGGGATGGCCGCCCACTGGTTGTGAGCCACAGCCCGGTCGCTGCGCCGGGCGGGCTGCTGCTACTCGGACAGGCGGGTGCGCAGGTCTTCCAGCTGTGCCTTCATGGCCGCGGGCAGGCGCTCGCCGATGAAGTCGTAGTGGTCCTCGATGAGCTCCAACTCTTCCTTCCACGCGTTGTTGTCGACGGTGAGCAGGGTCTCGAGGTCGGCGTCGGAGAGGTCGAGCCCGTCGAGGTCGAGTGAGTCGGGCGTGGGGACGAGTCCGATCGGGGTCTCCTGCGCGTCGGCGGTGCCGTTGACGCGCTCGATGATCCACTTGAGCACACGGCTGTTCTCGCCGAAGCCGGGCCAGATGAACTTGCCGCCCTCGTCCTTGCGGAACCAGTTGACCCAGTAGACCTTGGGCAGCTTGTCCTCATCGGTCTTGGCGCCGATCTCCAGGTAGTTGCCGATGTAGTCGCCGACGTTGTAGCCCATGAACGGCAACATGGCGAAGGGGTCGAAGCGGACCTGGCCGATCGCGCCGGCGGCGGCTGCGGTCTTCTCGGAGCTCATGATCGAGCCCAGGAAGGTGCCGTGGGTCCAGTCGCGGGCCTCGGTGACCAGCGGCACGTTGGAGGCGCGGCGGCCGCCGAACAGGATCGCCGAGATCGGCACGCCTGCCGGGTCCTCCCACTTGTCCGAGATCGACGGGCACTGCGAAGCCGGTGCGGTGAAGCGGGCATTCGGGTGCGAGGCCGGGGTCTCGGAGTCGGGAGTCCAGTCGTTGCCCTTCCAATCCGTGAGGTGGGCGGGAGCCTCGTCGGTCATCTCCTCCCACCAGATGTCGCCGTCGTCGGTCTTGGCGACGTTGGTGAAGATCGAGTTGGCGTTGAGGGACGCCATGGCGTTGTAGTTGGAGAAGTCGGAGGTACCCGGGGCGACTCCGAAGAAGCCTGCCTCTGGGTTGATGGCGCGCAGGCGGCCGTCGTCACCGAACTTCATCCAGGCGATGTCGTCGCCCACGGTCTCGACCTTCCAGCCCGGCAGCGTGGGGATGAGCATCGCCATGTTGGTCTTGCCACAGGCGGAGGGGAACGCGGCCGCCACGTACTTCGTCTCGCCCTCGGGGGGCGTGAGGCCGAGGATCAGCATGTGCTCGGCCATCCAGCCCTCGTCGCGGGCCATGGTGGAGGCGATGCGAAGGGCGAAGCACTTCTTGCCGAGCAGGGCGTTGCCGCCGTAGCCGGAGCCGTAGGACCAGATCTCGCGGGTCTCGGGGAAGTGCGAGATGAACTTGTTGTCGTTGCAGGGCCACGGCACGTCGTCTCGCTCGTTGCCCTCGGAATCCACCAGGTGGTAGCCGACGGAGTGCAGGCAGGGCACCCAGTCGCCGTCGCCGAGAGCATCGAGGGCACCCTGGCCCATGCGGGTCATGATGCGCATGGACACGGCCACGTAGGGGGAGTCGGTGAGCTGCACGCCGATGTGGGCGATGGGGGAGCCGAGCGGACCCATCGAGAAGGGAACGACGTACATGGTGCGGCCACGCATCGAGCCCCGGTACAGGTCGAGCATCTCGGCCTTGAGCTCGGCCGGCGGGCGCCAATTGTTGGTGGGGCCTGCATCGATCGCGTTCTCACAGGCGATGAAGGTACGGTCCTCCACGCGGGCGACGTCTGTGGGATCCGAGAGGGCGAGGTAGCTGTTGGGCCGCTTGGCTTCACTGAGGCGCTCGAAGGTGCCGCTGTCGACGAGCCCCTGGCAGAGACGGTCGTATTCCTCGGCGCTGCCGTCGCACCAGTAGACGTCGTCCGGTTCGAACACGCCTTCCCAGTGCTCGACCCAGTCCTTCAGCTTCTGGTTGCTGGTAGTTGCTGCCATGGTTCCCTCATTCCCTGGGTGCCGTATTCCTGGATGCCTCTGGTTGCCTGCTGGCATGGCCCGGAACTGTTGTCATTTGACGAAATCTGGTCTCGACGTCTTGCCCGCGGTGGGTCATCCGCCCTCTGTGAGTGGGTCCGCATGACCCGCGAAGTCGGGGGTGCCCATGTCGACCTCGGAGCCCAGGCTCAGCTGCGTTGCATGACCTGAGCCGTCGAGCTCGAAGCGGACACGCTGGCCCTGACGGAGCATTCGGAACACCGATCCCTCCAAGGCGTCCTCGGCGAGCAGGTACTCGCTCAGGTCTTTGTCCGACAGCAGGCTTCCGTCGCCGGTGGCCGGGTCGTAGGACTTGATGACGCCTTGCACCTGATCTCTCCTGGGAGTCGGTCATCTCCGTACCCGGCTGCTGGATCATGCCCCCGGTCGGCGATTCCGGTCGGAATCGCGGAGGGCAGAATGCCGCTTGTGAACGGAGTAACAATCTGGTCGTGAGGCTAGCGAGCCTACCGTTTCGCCACAAAGCGGCGAGCGACGGATGTCACGGGTTGGGCGGTCGAGCGTCGCCGCATCGCCTCTACTGGAGGGTAACGACGGGTTGGCCCGGACGCGGAACGACGGGCCGCGTCGGCCCGTCGTGGAAGGTGCGGCCACTTGTGGCCGCAAGGTCATGCCTGCGCAGCACGGCGGGCCGGCTTGGTGACCTTGCCCGCCTTGATGCACCTCGTGCACACGTTCATGCGCCTGGTGGTGGAACCGACCTGCACACGGATGCGCTGGATGTTGGGGTTCCAGCGACGCTTGGTGCGCCTGTGGGAGTGGCTGACGTTCATGCCGAACGATGGTTTCTTGTCGCAGATCTCGCACACCGAAGCCATGGCTGCTTTCCTCGGTCAGGTCCCGTGCCTCTGGCAGCGGGGTGGGTTTCGAAACGGGCCCTGTGCGGAACACCTCAGAGCGCTCCGGGCCGACTGTCCATGTTAGCCCCGGCCGCGGCGGCCGCCCAAGTGGCCAGCGGACGCTCGTCGACGACCCGGCTTCGAACCCCTCATGTCCGGGGCCTCGGTACGATGGTGACATGACGGTTCCGGTCGACACGCTCGGTCCGAGCGAATGGTTGGAGGCAGTCACCACGGCCGCCCGCGTGCTCGAAGACCATGCTGCTGCGCTCGATGCGCTCGGCACTCCTGCGCGTACGGCGTCGGGAGTCGGCTCCGACATGGCCGCGACGCTGTCGGCAGCGGTTGCCGAGGCGGAAAGCGGCCGCGACTTCGCCTCGGTGTCCGCTGCGATGGTCAATGGCGCCCGCTCTGCAGCCACTGGCCCGTCGGGGCGACGCTTGGCAACGCTGCTGGAGGGCATGCGCGACGTGCTGTGCAACGCCGACCAGCTCGACTCGCAGCGGTTTGCCCTGGGCCTCGAGGCGGGAGCGGAGCTCCTCACCCCTTCGGACGACGGTCGCCATCCGGGCGGCTTCACTGCCGTGGTGGCCGTGGCTGCGGATGCAGCTCTGTCAGACCTCGACCGAGGCTCCGAGCTCGGTGAGGTCATCCTCTCCGCCGCCGGTGCCGGCATAGAGGAGCTTGAGCGGGGCCCACAGAACGACCCCCGCCTGGCGGCGCGCGGCAGCGTCGACCCGGCGGCTGCGGGCATGTTGCTGGTGCTCGACACGCTGGCCAGCATCGTCACGGGCGAGCCCCTGCCGAGTCGCCCCGGGCCGTCCGGGGAGCAGACCGCCCGGGACTCGTTGCTGCTCTACGACGTGAGCTGCCGGCTCATCCCCGACGGCGCCGACGTCGAGGTAGCGGCCAGTCTCGAGGAGTTGATGGTGGGCATGGCCGAGATCCGCACCTGGGACGTCGGTGGCGACTCGTGGACGGTCGCTGTGCGAAGCGCTGTTCCGGGTGCCGTGGTCGAGGCACTCGTCGAGGTCGGCCGCCCCCGCGAGCTGCGCATCGCGCTTGTCGAAGCCGCAGGCGGCGGCGACGGCCTGGCCGACTCACTCGTCGGCTCCGCCGGGTGAGCGCACCGGGGGACAACGCGGGTCCCATCACGTTGGCCGAACTGTCGGCCATGGGAGTCGACCGTCTCGCGCGTGTAGGGCCGAAGAAGCTCGATGGCCTCGCACAGATGGAGATCCGCAGCCTGGCCGACCTGCTCTTCCACTATCCGCGCCGCTACGTGGACCGCACGCGAGAGGCCCGGGTGGCCGACCTTGTGGAGGGCGAGGAGGCACTCGTCATCGGCGAGGTGCGCCGCACCGACTCGCGCCGCACCCGCCGGGGCAAGACGATGGTCACGGTTGACGTGCACGACGGTTCGGCCTCCTTGCGCTGCACGTTCTTCAACCAGCCGTGGCGGGCCCGCCAGCTCGCCCCCGAGGCGGTCACGGGTGAGGTGGCGCTGTTCGGCAAGGTCGAGGTGTTCCGCGGCAAGCGCCAGATGACCAACCCGGTGGTCGACCTGGTGGGTGACCGCACCGGGCGGCTCGTGCCGATCTACCCACAGTCCGGCAAGGCCGGCCTCAACAGCTGGGAACTCGGTGCGTGGGTCACCCAGGTGCTCGACCGGTGCCATGCACGCGGTCTGGCCGACCCGGTGCCCGGGGAGCTGCTCGACCGACTCGACCTGATCGACCGCGCCGCAGCACTGCGGGCCATCCACGATCCCGAGTCGATGGCCGAGCAGGCTGCAGCGCGCCACCGCCTCGCATTCGATGAGCTGCTTCGCATCCAGCTGTCGCTCGTGCGCACCAAGCGTCAGATGGAGGCCACTTCCACCGGCATTCGCCATGACGTCGGAGTCGGCGCGGAACCGCTGGTCGGCCGGTTCGTCGAGGGGCTGCCCTATCCCCTCACGAAGGCCCAGCAGAAGGCGATCGACGAGATCGGCGCCGACATGGCGCGCCCGGTGCCGATGCACCGGCTGCTTCAGGGCGATGTGGGTGCGGGCAAGACGGTGGTGGCGCTCGCTGCAATGCTCACCGCGGTACAGGGCGGCCACCAGGGTGCGCTCATGGCCCCTACCGAGGTGCTGGCCGAGCAGCACGCCGAGGGTGTGCGCAAGATGCTCGAAGGCGTGGACCTCGACTCCGACGACAACCTCTTCGGCAGCCGGCCTCTCGTGGTGGCGCTGCTCACCAACCGCACACCTGCAGCCGAGAGGCGCCGTACCGAAGCGGGGCTGGCGGATGGGTCAGTGGACATCGTGATCGGTACCCACGCCCTCATCCAGGGCACCATCGAGTTCTCCTCGCTCGGCGTGGCGGTGATCGATGAGCAGCACCGCTTCGGAGTCGAGCAGCGAGCCGCGCTCCGCACCCCGAATCCCGACGGCACCGTCGCCGACGTGTTGGTGATGACGGCCACCCCGATCCCGCGCACGGCGGCCATGACTGTCTACGGCGACCTGGACGTGACCGTGCTCGACGAACTGCCACCCGGCCGCCAGCCCATCCTCACCCGTGTCGCGCACAGCACCGAGGAGGTCGACTCGGCTTGGGATCTGGTCCGCAAGCAAGCGGCCGCCGGACACCGCACGTTCGTGGTCTGTCCGCTGATAGACGAATCGGAGAAGGTGCAGGCCGCCTCCGCCGAGACGGTCTATGAGGAACTGTCGACCGGCGAGCTGGCTGACCTCTCCGTCGGCCTGTTGCACGGGCGCATGAAGTCCGACGAGAAGCACCCGGTAATGGAGGCCTTCCGCAACGGCGGACTTGACGTGCTGGTTGCCACGACTGTGGTGGAGGTGGGGGTGGACATCCCCGAGGCCACTGTGATGGTGGTGCTGGATGCCGACCACTTCGGCATCGCACAGCTGCACCAGTTGCGGGGCCGGGTCGGGCGGGGCAGCCATCCGAGCCACTGCGTGCTGATCGCCCACCACGAGCTGACTCCCGACGGCGAGCAACGCCTCGCGGCCATGGTGCGCACGACCGACGGGTTCGAACTCGCGGAGGTCGACCTCGAACTACGGGGCGAAGGCACCGTGATGGACACCTCACAGAAAGGCCGCAGCGACCTGAAGCTGGCCTCGTTGCGCCGCGACCGGCCGCTGGTCGAACAGGCGCGCGCAGTGGCGTTCGACCTGGTGGGCGACGGCACCGGCCTCGATGCCCACCCGCTGCTGGCCGAGGAGATCGACGTTCTGCTCGCGGACGAGGACGAGGAGTTCCTCACCAAGGGCTGAGGGGCCGGCTCCGCTCAGACGAGCACACAGCGGGTGCCGGTGTAGATACTGGGCATGCACTTGTTGCAGTGCACGCACAGGCCTTCTTCGGCCTCGCCCGCCTCGAACTTCCTCAGCAGCTGTGGGTCGCGCAGCAGAGCGCGGCCGATGGCGACCATCTCGAAGCCGTCCTCAACCGCCCGGTCGATGGTGTCGGCGCGGTTGATGCCACCGAGGAGGATCAACGGCATGGACAGAGCCTCGCGGAACTGCCTCGCCATCGGCAGCATGTAGGCCTCCTCGAAGGGGTACTCCTTGAGGAAGAGGCCGCCGGCGATCCTGAAGCCCGGGCGCACCATCTTGGGCACCGCGATCGACATCTCGTCCAGCGGCACCTCGCCACGGAAGAGGTACATGGGGTTCTGAAGCGAACTGCCGCAGGTGAGCTCCAGCGCGTCGAGGTGTCCGTCGTCCTCGAGGAGGCGGCCGACCTTCACCGATTCGTCCAGCCAGAGGCCGCCGCGCACGCCGTCGTCCATGTTGAGCTTCGCGGTGACCGCCACCTCGTCGCCCACAGCAGACCGAACAGCCCCTGCTATCTCGCGGCAGAACCTGGCGCGGTTCTCGATCGAGCCACCCCAGCCGTCGTTGCGCTTGTTGAGCTTCGGGCTCAGGAACTCCGATGGCAGGTATCCGTGGCCGAAGTGCAGCTCGATGGCATCGAAACCGGCTTCGGCCAGCAACCGGGACCCGGCGGCGAAGTCACCGATGATCGACCGGATCTCTGTCTCTTCCAGCCCGCGGGTGCGTTGCATCGCAAGAGGTGAGAACACCGGCGACGGGGAAGCGGCCTTCACGCCGATTCCTGCAGCGACCGCGCCGGCGTGGCCCACCTGTGCGGCCACGAGCGCACCCTCGGCGTGCACGGCGTCGGCCAGGCGGGAGAGGCCGGGCGCGCTCTGTGAGGACAGCACCAGCTCGCCGGGTGCACCGCGGGCATCGCGTGACACGGCACAGAACGCGAGAGTGGTCATGGCCACTCCACCGGCGGAGACCTCGCGGTGGAACTCGATCAGCTCGTCGGAGACCTGGTTCTTCTCGCAGCGGCCCTCGAAGGTCGCGGCCTTGATGACCCGGTTTCGCAGGGTCAGCGGGCCGAGCTCGACCGGGGTGTTCCAGGTGCCCGGGGCGGGCCGGTTCGTTGTGGGCGGCTCGTTGCTCTTGGCGCTGCTCATCGCAGTTGGAGCCTGTCACACGCGACGCTGGGGAGCCACGGCGCACCCGGTACTGTCCGGATGTGCCTGCGAAACTCCGCCTCTGCATTCGGGCAGCCCTTGTGGTCGTGGCGCTTCTCTGCGCGGCGTGTTCGGGCGGTGACGACGAGAGCGGCTTCGAATCGAACCGCCCACGGCCCACCGACGACGTCACCCACGACCACTCCGGTGAGGTCAGCGCCCTCGCCCCGGAGACCGTGCTGGCCGAGGACATCGCGGCGCTCGGCGATGGCGTTGCGGTCGGTGACACCTGGCCGGTGTGGATCGGCGTCAACATCTGCGGCCGGTTCCTGGAGATCCCCGCGGTCGCTGCGACAGGTGGGCTGGCCGTCGACTCGTCGGGCCTGCTGACCGTGGCCCCCGGCGACGGTGACGAGGTCGGCCACGCCGTGACCATCGGCGACGTCATGTCGCTGGTCGGGGTCGAGCTCGGAACCGGTTCGGTTTCGATGGACGAGCGCTGGGCTCCCCAGGCGGTGGATGTCGACGGTGAATCCGTGGCTGTCGCAGGTAGCACGTTCTCCACCGGCGATCCTTGCGTACTCGGCCGCGACGGAGCCGAGCCGGGCGAGGTGCAGCTCTGGTACTACACGCCCGCCGCGGTCGACAGCGGTACTGACGTGCGCCTCGTGGTGACCGACCCCGAGGATGTGCCGATCATCGGGGCCGACTCCGCGATCACCATCGCCTTCGCGCCTGTTTCATCGCTTCCGACGCTGCCGCCCGCCGCGTTGGTCGGCTGATGCGTGTGGTCGCCGGCACAGCGCGGGGCCTTCGTCTTGTCGCACCGCCGGGCAGGGAGGTGCGACCCACCACCGACAGGGTCCGCGAAGCCACGTTCAATGCGCTCGGGTCGCTCGGGGCGATCGAGGGCGCCCGCGTACTCGATGCCTTCGCGGGTAGCGGGGCGCTCGGCATCGAGGCGCTGTCGCGCGGTGCCGAGCGCTGCACGTTCACAGACGCGTCCCGCGCTGCTGTCGAAGCGGTCAACGAGAACCTGGCGACCACCCGGTTCGGGGGCCGGGCAACCGTGCTGCGACGCGATGTGTTCGACCACCTGCGCTCGCCTGCGGCGCGCAGCGCGGCCTATGACATCGTGCTTGCGGACCCGCCGTACGACTTCGATGGTTGGGCCGAGCTGCTCGATGCACTACCGGCCCCGATGGCGGTGCTCGAGTCAGGCCGGGAGCTGCAGATCGACGGTGATTGGTCGGTGGTGAGGCGACGCACCTATGGCACTACGGTGGTGACCATCGTGGAGCGCCCGGGTCGATCCGGGGGCTCGGACCACAGTTCAGAAGGGGAATGACATCCCGTGACCGTTGCGCTGTACCCAGGCTCGTTCGACCCGATACACAACGGGCACGTCGAGATTGTCGAGACCGCCTCCCGCCTGTTCGACCGGGTCGTGGTGGCCGCGATGCGCAACCCGCAGAAGGGTGAGCCGCTGTTCTCACTCGATGAGCGCGAGGACCTGATCGAGGAGTCGCTCGGGCACCTCGACAACGTCACGGTCACGATGTTCTCCTCGCTCGTGGTCGACCTCGCTCGCGACGAGGGCGCCGACTTCATCGTCAAGGGCTTGAGGGCCGTGTCCGACTTCGAGTCCGAGCTGCAGATGGCCCAGATGAACCGCAACATCTCCGGTGTCGACACTCTGTTCATTCCCTCTGCCTCGGGCAACTCGTTTCTCGCCTCGAAGCTCATCCGCGAGGTGGCGCGATTCGGTGGTGCGGTCGACGGCATGGTGCCCGACTGCGTGGCCAGCAGGCTCAAGGAGCGGTATGCCTCAGGCGGCTGAGGACCAAAAACCACACGTTTGAGCGCGCGAGGGCGCACACTGGTAGGCGATGAACGCATCCCACGACGACGAACCCCGCGAGCGCGAGGCGCGGCAGGCTCCGCGCCAGCAGCGCCAGGGCTACACGGCGCCCGAGGTCGAGGACTACCTGCGCAAGGCAATCGAGTTGATCGAGGCCGCGCCCGGCATCCCGATGTCCGCGTCGGTGCGGGTCAACCGCGACGAGCTGCTGGACCTGCTCGACGACTCGCTCGAGCGGCTGCCCGAAGAACTGCGCTCAGCGCGCTGGCTGCTCAAGGAGCGCGAGGAGTACATGGCGCGCACCAAGCGCGAGGCCGAGGATCTGATAGGCGAGGCCAAGGCGCAGGTGGCCCAGATGGTGCAGCGCACCGAGGTGGTCAAGGCCGCCGAAGCGCGTGCTCGCCACATCAACGAGGAAGCGGAGGCCAACGCCCGGCGGATGCGCCGCGAAGCCGAGGACTTCTGTGACCAGCGCCTCGCCAGCTTCGAGAACGTGCTGGCCAAGGTGCAGCAGTCGGTCGTGGTCGGCCGTGAGCGCCTCGCCGCTCCCACGATCGAGGAGTCGGAACTGCGCGGGTTCGAGCAGGGTGAACAAGACGAGCTTCCGCTTCCCGGCGAGGATTCTGAGCTCTACGACCAGGAGCGCTAGTGGTTGCCCCAGGCGGGGGAGGCGCTGGCGGCAGCGGCCCCGACGATCTGCGTTTCCGGGTACTGGAGCTGCGCCGGGACCCGGCGGGCCAGAGCTCCGAGGTGCGTTCCGTGCCTGTGCAGGTGCAGCGCATAGGCGACGCCCAGCCCACCGGTGACCCAGCGGTGGTGTCGGTGGAACTCGAGACGGTCGCGGGTGGTGTGCGGGTCGTCGGCTCGGTCGACTTCTCGTGGACGGGCTCGTGCCGGCGCTGCCTGGGGGAGGCGGGCGGTGAAGGCCGCACCGAGTTCAGCGAGCTGTTCGTCGATGACCCACAGCGCTGGGTGGCCGGCGACGACGACGAGCACGACGACGTGCACCCGATAGACCAGGGCTGGGTCGACCTGACCGACGTGGTGCGCGATGCGGTGCTCCTGGGGCTTCCGCTGGCGCCGCTGTGCAAGGCGGACTGCGACGGCCCTGCTCCCGGGGCGTTTCCGGTGGCCGTGGGCGATGAGGACCCGGCCCGGGCGGACTCCGGTGATGCCGGTCGGGGCGGCGGCGAGAGTGGCGGGGAAGGCTCCGCGGAGTCGGGCGGTGACCCTCGGTGGTCGAAGCTGTCCGAGCTCCGCTTCGACCCTTCGGCCGACTGACGCTACAATCGCTGGTTCCCGCAATACGCCCCGTTGTGCTGTCGCGCCGGGGCCAGCAGTTCGATCGAGGACGATCATGGCCGTACCCAAGAAGAAGACATCGAAGTCGAAGACCCGGAGCCGTCGGGCGTCCAACTGGCGCCTCGAGTCGTCCGCCCGAAGCACGTGCCCGCGGTGCAACGTCGTGAAGCGCCCTCACGTAGTGTGCGACAACTGCGGGTGGTACGGCGGCCGGCAGGCCATCGAAGTCGACTGACCTTCCGACCGTCACTACTCTCCGGGGAGTTTCGGCACATCACGTGTCGTTCTGCCGTCCGAGTTGGTCACTCCGTCGGGGGTGCGTAGCCAACTAGGGTGGTCGCCCAAGAGACCAGGGCCGATTGCCGGCCGCGTCCAACCACAGAGCCGTGCCGCTCGGGCCCGGCCACCGAACAGGAGCACATCCCGAAGTGCCTGCCGAAACGCATGTGCAACAGGGTCCGGTGGACCGCCAGGAGATCCTGGCCCTGGTCCAGGACCGACTGGCCGACATCCTCGAGATCGACCCCGCGTCGGTCAAGGAGGGTGACTCCTTCGCAGAAGACCTGCACGCCGACTCACTGGCGCTGATCGAGCTCGTGGAAGCGCTCGAAGAGGAACTGGGGGAACGAAGCGCTGGGTTTCGGATCGAGGATGATGACCTCGAGGACCTGAAAACAGTCCGAGATGCCGTCGACTACGTCCTCGCACGGCTCTGAGACAACACCCCCCACAGCTGCCACTCCGCCCGACTCGCTCGGGTACGACTTCGACGACCCCTCGCTGCTCGAACTGGCGCTGCGCCACCGGTCGTGGTGTGCCGAGAACGGCGG
Coding sequences within it:
- the recG gene encoding ATP-dependent DNA helicase RecG, with translation MGVDRLARVGPKKLDGLAQMEIRSLADLLFHYPRRYVDRTREARVADLVEGEEALVIGEVRRTDSRRTRRGKTMVTVDVHDGSASLRCTFFNQPWRARQLAPEAVTGEVALFGKVEVFRGKRQMTNPVVDLVGDRTGRLVPIYPQSGKAGLNSWELGAWVTQVLDRCHARGLADPVPGELLDRLDLIDRAAALRAIHDPESMAEQAAARHRLAFDELLRIQLSLVRTKRQMEATSTGIRHDVGVGAEPLVGRFVEGLPYPLTKAQQKAIDEIGADMARPVPMHRLLQGDVGAGKTVVALAAMLTAVQGGHQGALMAPTEVLAEQHAEGVRKMLEGVDLDSDDNLFGSRPLVVALLTNRTPAAERRRTEAGLADGSVDIVIGTHALIQGTIEFSSLGVAVIDEQHRFGVEQRAALRTPNPDGTVADVLVMTATPIPRTAAMTVYGDLDVTVLDELPPGRQPILTRVAHSTEEVDSAWDLVRKQAAAGHRTFVVCPLIDESEKVQAASAETVYEELSTGELADLSVGLLHGRMKSDEKHPVMEAFRNGGLDVLVATTVVEVGVDIPEATVMVVLDADHFGIAQLHQLRGRVGRGSHPSHCVLIAHHELTPDGEQRLAAMVRTTDGFELAEVDLELRGEGTVMDTSQKGRSDLKLASLRRDRPLVEQARAVAFDLVGDGTGLDAHPLLAEEIDVLLADEDEEFLTKG
- a CDS encoding NADH:flavin oxidoreductase, yielding MSSAKSNEPPTTNRPAPGTWNTPVELGPLTLRNRVIKAATFEGRCEKNQVSDELIEFHREVSAGGVAMTTLAFCAVSRDARGAPGELVLSSQSAPGLSRLADAVHAEGALVAAQVGHAGAVAAGIGVKAASPSPVFSPLAMQRTRGLEETEIRSIIGDFAAGSRLLAEAGFDAIELHFGHGYLPSEFLSPKLNKRNDGWGGSIENRARFCREIAGAVRSAVGDEVAVTAKLNMDDGVRGGLWLDESVKVGRLLEDDGHLDALELTCGSSLQNPMYLFRGEVPLDEMSIAVPKMVRPGFRIAGGLFLKEYPFEEAYMLPMARQFREALSMPLILLGGINRADTIDRAVEDGFEMVAIGRALLRDPQLLRKFEAGEAEEGLCVHCNKCMPSIYTGTRCVLV
- the rsmD gene encoding 16S rRNA (guanine(966)-N(2))-methyltransferase RsmD translates to MRVVAGTARGLRLVAPPGREVRPTTDRVREATFNALGSLGAIEGARVLDAFAGSGALGIEALSRGAERCTFTDASRAAVEAVNENLATTRFGGRATVLRRDVFDHLRSPAARSAAYDIVLADPPYDFDGWAELLDALPAPMAVLESGRELQIDGDWSVVRRRTYGTTVVTIVERPGRSGGSDHSSEGE
- the coaD gene encoding pantetheine-phosphate adenylyltransferase, with product MTVALYPGSFDPIHNGHVEIVETASRLFDRVVVAAMRNPQKGEPLFSLDEREDLIEESLGHLDNVTVTMFSSLVVDLARDEGADFIVKGLRAVSDFESELQMAQMNRNISGVDTLFIPSASGNSFLASKLIREVARFGGAVDGMVPDCVASRLKERYASGG
- a CDS encoding DUF177 domain-containing protein — its product is MVAPGGGGAGGSGPDDLRFRVLELRRDPAGQSSEVRSVPVQVQRIGDAQPTGDPAVVSVELETVAGGVRVVGSVDFSWTGSCRRCLGEAGGEGRTEFSELFVDDPQRWVAGDDDEHDDVHPIDQGWVDLTDVVRDAVLLGLPLAPLCKADCDGPAPGAFPVAVGDEDPARADSGDAGRGGGESGGEGSAESGGDPRWSKLSELRFDPSAD
- the rpmF gene encoding 50S ribosomal protein L32 — encoded protein: MAVPKKKTSKSKTRSRRASNWRLESSARSTCPRCNVVKRPHVVCDNCGWYGGRQAIEVD
- a CDS encoding acyl carrier protein, giving the protein MPAETHVQQGPVDRQEILALVQDRLADILEIDPASVKEGDSFAEDLHADSLALIELVEALEEELGERSAGFRIEDDDLEDLKTVRDAVDYVLARL